The following DNA comes from Epinephelus lanceolatus isolate andai-2023 chromosome 1, ASM4190304v1, whole genome shotgun sequence.
TAAGGATGTTTTGTGTTTCAAACCACTTAGCCCTGGATTCAGTAATGACATGAGGTTGTCCTCTTACAGTCTTTATGTAACCCGCCTCCTGTGCTCTTCCCCAttccttctttttctctcttctcctctgtcaCTTTATAACTGACCTCGATTGTTGTGGGAGAATGTGAGTCACTCTTGGGCCGATCTGGGGTCAACCCAAGGCTTTTATGACCCTGATGGACTTCACACAgtgtaaatattttaatatatatttagtaATGTCCCGTGCATTTTGGTGATAAAATGATGATCTTTATTTGTATTGCACTTTTCAGAGACagatttacaaagtgcttttaagAGAAGATGTTCAGGCATAGAAAAGCTACTTTGGAACAACGCCTCTCTTCTTGATGACGTGCTCCATCGCAGTCTTTTCAGAGGTGTCCAGGTTGATCTTGTACTTGGCCAGGATTTTCAGGATGGGCCTCAGCTTTAGCCACCACTGTACCTTTGGAATAcggtgactgtggaggacaAAATTTGTCAATGCACAGAggaaagtgaaaacaaaaagtcTATTAAAGTCTATATagccaaaaaatgtatccaagaTATTTAAATATAAGATAAATTaagtctttctcttttttttgagGCAGAACGACTCCAAACTCCCAACGTGGAGATTTTGACTTTAAAGCTAACACGTTAACATTCACAGGTCTATAAATACACAGTCCACTTGTCGTTATTCCCTTCCTGGTCCTCGTTAGCTCTCAactcaaaaataacatttactcAAGTTTTAACCCTGgtaaatacaaaacaatgcagaagagaagaagaagcaagaaaataaattgaCAGGATAGAAATAAAATCTTACTCAAAGTCAGTCTCATCTTTAAGTTCTGCCAGAGGCTGGAAGACCAAAGATCTCTTCCTCATGCCCAGCATACAGGCTGTATCTGGAGAGTTGGCAAAGATACGACCTGGAGGTTTGGGATTAAAGATAAAGCACACATTAGCACAAGTAGCACGGGATCCATTACACCACAATTGTGTACAACATGTCCTCACCATGTCTGTAGCATTCCTTCAGCTTCTCGGTCAACCATAACACAGACTTGATGCCCATCTTGGTGCCAAAATTCCTGTCGAAGGGACTGGGCGTTCCACCCTAATAACACAGGATAGGTTTCCTTATGTTTGTAAAAactgaaactggaggcaaataTACAGTCTGCACTAGAGGTCTTCATGGGCCTTCCCATACCCTAGAGCCCGAGACCCAACTTGGGTAAGGGTTCACATTTGAATGGTCAATCAAGTCCAGGTGAGGTCCCACATTATTACTGCTGGTCCTGGGACTGTTTATCATAATGTGTTATACCCAAGTGGATTAGAGAAGACTCGTGGTCAGTGCTGATCATGGGAGAAACACATGAGTACCGTGTGTGTATCTTGGTGATGATTAGGCTGATTTCGGATCAGATCACAAGAGCTAAAGTAAAGTGAAGAAACGTTGAGGAGCAGCGCCACTGAGTTGGAGACAGAGCGGAGGAAAGATGAATAGTGAGCCTGACAgtattcacaacttggattatttTACAAAAGACCCTTTTGATTCTATTGATTGTATTGTGATGTATTGTTACTGACTTAAGGAATATAAATGATGAAGGAATGAACACATATTCAGACTTAATGATGTCTTCAAAAGTAGAGGGtcaccatcttttttttccagatacATTAAGATGTTGTATCTGTCATGAAAAACATGTATAGCAGCAACAGTATTTGTCGTAGTACTTTAATTACAGGGTTTGTCAGGTCCATAAAACAGACAGCAGATGCGTCCTGGGCCTCTCTCTTCTCGGACATGCACCAGGTCAGGTCTCTAATATCTCAGGCAAAAACAGGTCgggtaaatatatatttttaagtttaaaaaaattcagttgGATCTTTTCCAGGGTCCAATAGGGTTCAGGTCTGACTGTTATGGACCCGTGAAGACCTCTAGCGTGCTCTCAACAAATAGAAGAGCTGTATCTAGTAGCTCACCTGCTGCATATGTCCAAGTACATTCTTCCTGCAGTCAAACACACCCTTGCCCTCCTCTGAGTACAGGTTGAAGATAAAGTCTGTGGTGTAGTTGGCATTGCATTTCTCATTTCTGAAACAGACATAGAATATTGGATGAGGTGAAGCGATaatgagctgcagagtgttaaTTGTACTAAGAGTAGTGAAGACAGCAGTTCCCACAAACCTCAGAATCAGTCCTCTCTTCACTGTGGTCTTCATCTTCTCCACCAGATGTTCCACATTCACCTACAAACAAATCAACCATCAGACCGCTGATGTATGTCATCAATAAGCTTCCTCCCTTCTGAACATTCATAAGTACAGACCTCCaggtcatgaatgttgaaatgatCCTCGTAAATGTAAGCAGCATCAGCTCCGGATGCCAAGCCAGCCATGGTTGCCAGGTAGCCGCAGTATCCGCCCATAGTCTCAACAATGAACACTCTTCTCTTGGTGCCGGCAGAGGACTGTTTGATCCTGTCACATGTCtgggaaaggagagagaggggaagaagaaTATAATGATGGTTTTTGAATTgtctgatgtttgttttgtattcCATAAGAGTTTTACCATGGTTATAGTGTTAAGTGCAGTGTCGGCGCCGATACTGAAGTCAGATCCGGGAACATTGTTGGAAACAGTAGCAGGAATAATGACAAGTGGAATACAAAGCTCCTCGTACTTCTCTCTAGCCTGGACCATTTCCATACCCCCAACAAATGCCTAATGAAGACAGGATGGAAGAAGGAAGTTAGAAAAATGTCATCTGCAGGCCATGTTTTAGTATAAGGGCTGTGCTAAGATAGGAGTTTTACACcaatacaaaagaaaacaaagcctATGTAATTCAGCTGCTCACCTCAAAGCCTCCAATAATGATCATCGCATGAATGTTGAACTTAGTGATGCTCAGACTGATCTCCTCCATAAACTTACTTGGCAGGCCCCTTTATAAAAGGGAAAGAAATAGAATCATGGTAAAGTCCACATGCTGAATGCAACAAAGGCAACTGTTGCATTGCCTCACATTGCCTATGTCTTTGCAAAAAAGTTGTACTTgaacacacagcaaagactacagccaagaGAAATAACTCTttataccagcaggtggcggtagactgtatgtcattaaaaaagggaaactggaagacagGACGGAATCAAGACACTAGTTAGCTAATTagcacatcaacaacacaacTTGATGTTGGAAGAACAAAAGACATTTATTGTGCGCTAGCAAACAGTAACGCCAACGCTTAcaaaccatttctgccaaacagctcagtggctaaaaataTAATATAGCAAGCTTGTTTTGATGTCAAGCCATCTTGACTTTAgcagtttgtttgctttccttacTTCTGTTACTCTTCTCATGCACCGAGCTGAAatgccagtcagagtgattttacTCACAAATAGGCTCTGCCATCTCTGAAGCCGATTCAACATGgtgaatcagccaaaaaaaaaaaagctgatgaGGGCCAACGAGGGCCGACTGGTGCctacggtgcgggacacaccgcaaaaactagggcaacagatgctcaccgGCGGTCTGacattgactgacagctgacagtcGGCTTAGTATGTCAGGGCCCTTAcaggagctgtatgcaacattcagagcatatctatgaatTTGAAAGGTGGGTGAGCTGCCAGACGGTGCTAACTCAAAAACACTGCGAACAATGGCAGCAATGCTGaaagagctaatggtgttagtGGTGGAAATTGAGGGGTGGGTGCTATGCTTCTGTGACGACACTGTCCTTGTACCAGAAGTAACTCTGTATGGggtagccagtgggatacacatgCTGGACTCACATACACTAACATGCACATACGGCCAGCACCACAACCGCAGCAACTAGAGGAGCTCGAATTGCaatacacacagagggagcgtgactttattctctgctcaggatgccattactccaccaACCATATCTTTACACAGCCAAAAGTgctttgctgctatattaatgttctAAATGTTGCATATCGaacctttaaaaacactgaaaacaatgtACTGTTATTATTACTGTACCAATCAATAGGTTTATTGAAGTATCTCACCTCTTTGTGCCCAGGAAGGAGCCCCCCTTTCCAGTCCATCCTGCCACTCCTGACCAACCGATAGGCTCAATCTGTGCAGGGACAGAGTGCGTGCTCTATCAAACTCTGAAAGTAAAAGCGTTCTTGTCTGTTTATGTCTAAATAAGGAGAATTTACCATTCCTTGAGCCAAGCCCTCAAAGCCGTCGTGCACTGCCAGCATCTGGTGGCCCTGGAGGATCCCGATCCTGACAGCCGAACGGACTGCAGCATTCATTCCAGCACACGGAGCTCCCACATTTAATATGGCAATGTTGATATTACTCTGGCATGGGCACATTCacagagacatttttaaggAGAAATGTATTTTCCACTTGGAGTTGTTGACTACGAGACAGTTAAAGGGACCttttatgcttttccttattgtTTTGTCTTATATTGCTCATTATatagtgttttatttcatttcaaaccTTTTTATAAGACTTTGGAAATCAGCTGAGGGAGAACCTCATTTTCAATTATGCCAAGCATAAACAAAGACCTAAAAAACAATCATCAAGGAAACCCCTAAACCAATATCTTTACATATGTAAGCAAAGATGCTGAGATACGGAAGACCCAGAATAGCTGTCCAATCAAAGCAGACTGTGCTTTTTTAGAGAGGGCCTTAAAGAGACAAGCACTAAAACGTAGCATCttagacagagggtgaatacaggtgttcctgcacagacagtatgaggaaaatgaagtgtttttgaacattaaagcatgtaaatgtGTTATAGTATAAACCCAACATAagagtatgaacctgaaaatgagtataataggtcccctttaatgtACAATAAGACAGTACAACTGCAGTTCCTGACCTTTGTGTCTGGGAGGTGCACGTGAGCCAGCATTTTGTAAGTGTTCCAGTTGTTCTCAAAGCTCCTATTGCCCAGAAGAAAGCAGAAATGTACAGCTTTTTAAAACTCAATAGAGAACTTGGGAATGTCAAATGAATAATGCAAAAGTGCCTGCCTCACTTTCCCCTGAGCTTCACAGCATCTTCAAACCTCCTTTCAGCCATGGCTATAGTGACGTCTTTAGTCTGATATGAGAGAGGGTGAAAAGACAATAAGGAAACTAAGAATTGAATCAGACCAAAGTGTCACTTGTTGAAGTAACGTTCATTTGTCCATGTTGTACAAACTGAAGACAGAGGACTTGTTTGGTATTTGGAAAATATTTAGCTCACCACTTGCACACACTCCATGAGAGGCAGCCTGACAGCCATGTTTCCAGACAAACTGACCACACATGCGGGAGTGTCTGGTGTGGCCTCCAGCAGGGCCATCACAGCCTCCACACCCATCCTGCTGGCCTGAATCATGACAATCAAAGAACAGACACTTGGAGAAGCAGGTAAACTTGTATATAGTTATAAATAAGATTAACTGTTGAATATTTAAGATGTTTATATATGGGACAGTGGTCGTATTACCAGGATTCTGTCAAAGGCAGAGGGGGTTCCTCCTCTCTGGACGTGGCCCAAGATGGTGGTGCGGGTGTCAAAGCCTAACTTCGTTGCTACCAGCTGGACAGAGAGATTATAATCGTATTTCTCATGTGAAGAGTCTGTGTGCGTACTGGTATATTAGAGATCTGCTATTACTGACCTTTTTGACGTCTTCACATGTGATAGCTTTACCGTTTTTGTCAATCGCTCCCTCTGCAACAATGATAATATTCAAACGGGAGCCGCGGCCTCTTTGCTGAGAAGAACAGAGAATACCTTTAAGATGAACAAGCCGACTGTTTTTTAAGAGCTAGATTGGGATTCAGTCATTGAAGAGGATGCAGGACAAAACACTTACATCCATCAGTCTTCTGCACAAATGCTCCTCCCATCCGTCATCTGGGGGCATCTCTGGGATGAACACCCAGTCAGCGCCACAGGCCAGAGCTGTCACTAAAGCCAGGTAACTGTAAGTAAAGCATCATACATTGGCATCTCTTGCAAAACTAAAACGTATTCAAAGATTTCAAATCAGAAATTTGACTTTTGTCATAAAATGAATTCTTGGTAGGATGAATAATCCTCTGAAGTAACATTTAGACCATGGACAATAACACAGTAAATATGTCATCAAACAAACTGCATCATTTCATGATAAGCACCATCTCAGAGGTGGGgcagaatattttttttaggACCAAACGGAGGTGCCATTTGCAGGTAAGTTTAAAGCCTCCTGCTGCTTAAGTGACCAGCTAATTTGCTGATTGTCTAGCTTGATAACTGACGTTAGTAGTGCATTTTCACTGGCTAATGTTTGGTCCCTTGTTCAACAAGCTGAGGTGAAAGACAAGACGTGTTTATGTTTAAGTTGGCTAAATAACAAAGAGACTTTGGTGTTCAAAGTTTGTGGCTCTTGTGTTGTGTATCAGGCTGCTGATACACAGATACGGCAGAGATTTTGACTTTATGCCTGCTCCTGACTAGATGTAGTCTGGACTTATTGAGAAGGCTTAACACCAGATGGTGCAACGGCATAACTATGAGGTCAGACTCAGAACGCCAAGTTATGATTGATTTTACTTTAAGACCAAGTGGAAGCCCTGTTGGTGCCAAAGCATTTTAGCATTGTTATTGTTAACATGTTAGTATGTTGCTGTTAGCATGGCTACGGACTCTTCATCTTTTGAGCTTGAGATTTCAATGTAGTAAATAGGGACATTTCACTTGTTCCTCCCTAGATAGTAGTGTATAACCAGCGGTTTAGCAACTGtatcatattattttacaaCCACATACATAAATGAACCTCTATTCCATACCTGCTCACAAAACATACACAGGCTGGACTCACCCACAGTGCCTGCCCATCACCTCCAGGATGAAGGTCCTCTGGTGACTACAGGACAACAGATATCACGTTAAGACTCTTAAAATGACACGGCAAGTCTAtccaataaataaatgcataaacagTTACATGCATACCTCTGTGCTGTGGTGGTGATGGCATCCACTATTTCTATTATGCGATGCAGTGCAGAGTCCGTGCCGATGGTCATGTCGGTGCCACAGAAGTCATTGTCGATTGAGCCCACCATGCCAACAATATTGAGATGGGAGGAATTCTTGGCCTCAATTGCCGTGATCCTACCTGAGATCACAGGTTAAAATGACAACTCAAATTGGGGCTGAGGTCCGAATTACCAGCATGCCTAGAccaacattaacttgtaatatACAGTACGTCAGTACAGAAAGGCAGATATGTGCAAAgagatattttttatttgaggTTGTGTTACTTAGAAAAGTAAATTTTGGGCTCATGTGTCTCACCAGTTTTGACCAGATCTGCCAGCAGCTCACTCCACTCAGTTCTGAACTGGTTGGCACCCGTCAGACTGCCATCACCTCCAATCACACACAGGTTGGTGATGCCCAGCTTGACCAAGTTACAGGCGGCCTTGGTGCGTCCCTCCTTTGTGCGGAAATCCTGACAGCGGGCACTTCCAATAACAGTCCCACCCTGATGTCAGGCAAGAAGGCAGGGTTTCAAACAAGGATCACAAGGGGGCAGATAAGGAGAAGGGGTAGGATTATCTGAAACTTAGGACTGGAGTGGCCATCTGGCAGACTGGGCACTTACCCAGTGGGCGGATGTACCTTTTGGGCTGACaccactgtcttttttttgtgttttttgtctgaCTGGCCAATAAAACAGGGGAAACAGACCATTATTTTTATCTAAACTGATACTGGACTGGCAAAAAAGGAGTGCCAAAACGGACAGGCAAAAGACAGGCACGTCAGGCAGGATGGTGTTGTTAGGCCTGGGTGTCCAAAGCTAcagccctgaatgttttatgaatagCCTTGGGCCTCTAAAGACCCTTTCAGTTACTTGCTGCTCAGATTAATCTCACTTAGCGGCTTTTGTGGTAGTAACAAAGCGTCtacccctctcctctcttgtcaTGCACTTATAGGTAGGAATGTGAGAATGTACATGAGAGAATGTACATACAGAtctatgtgtgtgcatttgtgtgtatagatacatacagtacaggccaaaagtttggacacaccttctcattcaatgcgttttctttattttcatgactatttacattgtagattctcactgaaggcatcaaaactatgaatgaacacatgtggagttatgtacttaacaaaaaaaaggtgaaataactgaaaacatgttttatattctagtttcttcaaaatagccaccctttgctctgattactgctttgcacactcttggcattctctcgatgagcttcaagaggtagtcacctgaaatggtttccacttcacaggtgtgccttatcagggttaattagtggaatttcttgctttatcaatggggttgggaccatcagttgtgttgtgcagaagtcaggttaatacacagccgacagccctattggacaactgttaaaattcatattatggcaagaaccaatcagctaactaaagaaaaacgagtggccatcattactttaagaaatgaaggtcagtcagtctggaaaattgcaaaaactttaaatgtgtccccaagtggagtcgcaaaaaccatcaagcgctacaacgaaactggcacacatgaggaccgacccaggaaaggaagaccaagagtcacctctgcttctgaggataagttcatccgagtcaccagcctcagaaatcgcaagttaacagcagctcagatcagagaccagatgaatgccacacagagttctagcagcagacccatctctagaacaactgttaagaggagactgcgcgaatcaggccttcatggtcaaatagctgctaggaaaccactgctaaggagaggcaacaagcagaagagatttgtttgggccaagaaacacaaggaatggacattagaccggtggaaatctgtgctttggtctgatgagtccaaatttgagatctttggttccaaccgccgtgtctttgtgagacgcagaaaaggtgaacggatggattccacatgcctggttcccactgtgaagcatggaggaggaggtgtgatggtgtgggggtgttttgctggtgacactgttggggatttattcaaaattgaaggcacactgaaccagcatggctaccacagcatcctgcagcgacatgccatcccatccggtttgcgtttagttggaccatcatttatttttcaacaggacaatgaccccaaacacacctccaggctgtgtaagggctatttgaccaagaaggagagtgatggagtgctgtggcagatgacctggcctccacagtcaccggacctgaacccaatcgagatggtttggggtgagctggaccgcagagtgaaggcaaaggggccaacaagtgctaaacacctctgggaactccttcaagactgttggaaaaccatttcaggtgactacctcttgaagctcatcgagagaatgtcaagagtgtgcaaagcagtaatcagagcaaagggtggctattttgaagaaactagaatataaaacatgttttcagttatttcacctttttttgttaagtacataactccacatgtgttcattcatagttttgatgccttcagtgagaatctacaatgtaaatagtcatgaaaataaagaaaacgcattgaatgagaaggtgtgtccaaacttttggcctgtactgtacatgtatacagtacatatttttattatatataatatcatAGGAATAGATTTTGGGGGACACAGGGAAAAGGATATTTAGACTATGTGCATTTTCCCCCTAATAAAAACgtaaaagtagcagaggacttttgtTTCAACTGACTGCTAAAGCGCAACCTGAAAAGCAACGGTTACAATCTGCATGAATTTAAAGACAAAGCAACGATGCACAgttgaaaatgaaattacatCTCCACCATTACTTGATGAGTAAAGGGCACAAATCGGTgtttaaaaattcaccagaatgcaggaaatgaaatgtttgatgTTCAAAATCTCTCCCAGACCCCCTGCTTAATATGTGCCCCccaaatgtaaaagaaaataatatatgATTGACATTTATGTGATCTCACATTTGTGTGATTGATTGTGAAAGCCCAGGCTGGGCCAAAATACCAGGGCCAATTTTTTCTCCAAGTCCAGGCCTGCTGAAACCTAAGCACTCATGTCTGTTAAGTGTTAAGCTATTTAAATGAACTTTAGCATTCAAGTGACCTTTTATGACACTAATCTGACCTACAGAACTGCAGTGTAAAGGTTTAAGAGCTGCTAAATTTACACGGATCATCCACCCCCTTCACTGATCATAAGTTAAAAACAGAGTCGTGTTAAAGAACATGCAGATTATAtgtttttgcatctttgtgCTTGTTCTCACCAGTTGTAGCATCATTGACACACTCTCCCAAGTAGCAGGGCAAATATGGTCTCCTCCATCCACCAGACCCTGGTAAccctgtcaacaaaaacaaaataccacCTCCTTGAACAGGGGTCATTGCTGGGAAGAAGCTCCAGGCTTAATTATCCGGGCATATTTATACTCTGACATGTGCATGTTATTTCAGTCCAACAAGTGGTGTGTTAATTATATTGGGGATTTGCTGATTATTTATAGGCAATGTGGATTTTGTGTGATTGGCAGAGGAATACTGCTGAAAACAATTGGTTGGTCAAAAGAAAATCGTGTGACTGATGAATTGCTTACACAAAAATGGCAAACATTTACTGGTTCCAGCCTCTCAGCTGTGcgtatttgtcattttttctgttCATATTATTGTAATTTGAAGAACTGTTGGGGTTTTGGATTGTCGGACAGACAGTTCATGCAAACACAAGATAGCACCTGGAGCTGTGGCAACTTGATGGTGGGCATGAtggtgacctttttttttgtttgtttcagttttgaCATTGTTCAGATTAAATGATTTATTGcataatcaaaacaaaaaattcAAGAGCAGCACTTACCTCATGGACGAAATACACCTTGGCTCCAGTGTAAAGTCCCACTCGAACTGTGGCCCTCACAGCTGCGTTCATACCTGTAggcatagtgtgtgtgtgcacattagCCTTTATAATTATATGAGGACCTCACACAGGTGGAGAAAGAGTGATTGAATGGAATAATGGGAAAATGGTGGTAAAGTTGtcaaacagtactttattttatttgactgaaCGTTCATTGTTGGTAAGAGTTAAGTTGTCAGTGATAGTGGGGAGCTTGTATTGCAAGAAAGGAAACTGGGCTTCTGCCTGCAGTCTGAACAGCAAGTGGGTCGCTTAAAGGACAAGATGTGGATAGATTAACCTTCATGGTGCCAAAAGCATCTCCACTTACAGTGTAAAGAaggagaagggagagaggaagtaAAGGAAGACCCTCTCAGTCTCACCTCACTACTTTACAAATACATGACGGAAAGGTCATGCCTCTAAAATTAGCCCTCGTGGC
Coding sequences within:
- the pfkmb gene encoding phosphofructokinase, muscle b — its product is MAQTATIDPTKMGVGRAIAVLTSGGDAQGMNAAVRATVRVGLYTGAKVYFVHEGYQGLVDGGDHICPATWESVSMMLQLGGTVIGSARCQDFRTKEGRTKAACNLVKLGITNLCVIGGDGSLTGANQFRTEWSELLADLVKTGRITAIEAKNSSHLNIVGMVGSIDNDFCGTDMTIGTDSALHRIIEIVDAITTTAQSHQRTFILEVMGRHCGYLALVTALACGADWVFIPEMPPDDGWEEHLCRRLMDQRGRGSRLNIIIVAEGAIDKNGKAITCEDVKKLVATKLGFDTRTTILGHVQRGGTPSAFDRILASRMGVEAVMALLEATPDTPACVVSLSGNMAVRLPLMECVQVTKDVTIAMAERRFEDAVKLRGKSFENNWNTYKMLAHVHLPDTKSNINIAILNVGAPCAGMNAAVRSAVRIGILQGHQMLAVHDGFEGLAQGMIEPIGWSGVAGWTGKGGSFLGTKRGLPSKFMEEISLSITKFNIHAMIIIGGFEAFVGGMEMVQAREKYEELCIPLVIIPATVSNNVPGSDFSIGADTALNTITMTCDRIKQSSAGTKRRVFIVETMGGYCGYLATMAGLASGADAAYIYEDHFNIHDLEVNVEHLVEKMKTTVKRGLILRNEKCNANYTTDFIFNLYSEEGKGVFDCRKNVLGHMQQGGTPSPFDRNFGTKMGIKSVLWLTEKLKECYRHGRIFANSPDTACMLGMRKRSLVFQPLAELKDETDFDHRIPKVQWWLKLRPILKILAKYKINLDTSEKTAMEHVIKKRGVVPK